From one Paludisphaera rhizosphaerae genomic stretch:
- a CDS encoding prepilin-type N-terminal cleavage/methylation domain-containing protein, whose protein sequence is MAVSQMIRCDRCGRAQVFEVDPSPLLGPAIAGYAEAKRAGWTWFNGVSEFLCPPCSTAPEPRRTRMRQAQGFTLIELLVVLVIVAIVAAVALPVVQTAWSGRKVDSAAQVLQGELAAARARAQASPGGVAGIRLLPDPSFPIARLADGSVDPSGVLAYDRVVPLVAPPGYQDGRVSIRSNYPAAFAAILPANRLVLEQQVGTDYRNPDGSTTRIPVQPTSWAWNVRVGDQLELLGRRFNVVGPVAVGPAQGNVELFVNYDPAWLAAANRGDGPAEFLLLSNNLDDDADGYPDNGADGLDNDVDGLVDEADEWTETEVWGPLPTSSFELPYLIRRRPAPGPGTSGVALAGAVIDATGYAATIPARSVLPVDPWTGAVDLVVDWTGSWSRARTVGVPTADGLKSSFWHLWIADRGDVSAPASAEGTGRLVTIAARSGRVVAGEADAANPVAARATNEGRGR, encoded by the coding sequence ATGGCGGTGTCTCAGATGATCCGGTGCGACCGCTGCGGTCGCGCCCAGGTTTTCGAGGTCGATCCGTCCCCGCTGCTGGGGCCGGCAATCGCGGGTTACGCCGAGGCCAAGCGGGCCGGCTGGACCTGGTTCAACGGGGTGAGCGAGTTCTTGTGCCCGCCGTGCTCGACGGCCCCGGAGCCGCGGCGGACGCGAATGCGTCAGGCTCAGGGCTTCACGCTGATCGAGCTGCTGGTCGTCCTGGTGATCGTGGCGATCGTCGCGGCCGTCGCGCTGCCGGTCGTCCAAACGGCCTGGTCGGGGCGCAAGGTCGACTCGGCCGCCCAGGTCCTGCAGGGGGAGCTGGCGGCGGCTCGGGCCCGGGCGCAGGCCTCGCCGGGCGGGGTCGCCGGGATCCGGCTCTTGCCCGACCCGTCGTTCCCAATCGCCCGCCTCGCCGACGGCTCGGTCGATCCATCAGGAGTACTCGCATACGACCGGGTCGTCCCGCTGGTCGCGCCGCCCGGATACCAGGACGGCCGGGTTTCGATCCGCTCGAACTACCCGGCCGCGTTCGCCGCGATCCTGCCCGCGAATCGGCTGGTCCTCGAGCAACAGGTCGGGACCGATTACCGGAACCCCGACGGCTCGACGACGCGGATCCCGGTCCAGCCCACGAGCTGGGCCTGGAACGTCCGCGTGGGGGACCAGCTCGAGCTGCTGGGCCGGCGGTTCAACGTCGTGGGGCCCGTCGCGGTCGGACCTGCCCAGGGCAACGTCGAGTTGTTCGTGAACTACGACCCGGCCTGGTTGGCCGCGGCGAATCGCGGCGACGGCCCGGCCGAGTTCCTGCTCTTGTCGAACAACCTGGACGACGACGCCGACGGCTATCCGGACAACGGGGCGGACGGCCTCGACAACGACGTGGACGGCCTGGTCGACGAGGCCGACGAGTGGACGGAGACGGAGGTCTGGGGGCCGCTGCCGACCTCCTCGTTCGAGCTGCCGTACCTGATCCGCCGCCGGCCGGCGCCCGGACCGGGGACGTCGGGGGTCGCCCTGGCCGGGGCCGTGATCGACGCGACCGGCTACGCGGCGACGATCCCCGCGCGGTCGGTCCTGCCCGTCGATCCCTGGACGGGAGCGGTCGACCTGGTCGTCGACTGGACGGGGAGCTGGTCGCGGGCCCGGACCGTGGGCGTGCCGACGGCCGACGGCCTCAAATCGTCGTTTTGGCATCTGTGGATCGCCGACCGGGGCGACGTCTCGGCCCCGGCCTCGGCCGAGGGAACGGGCCGGCTCGTGACGATCGCGGCCCGGTCCGGGCGGGTCGTCGCCGGCGAGGCCGACGCCGCGAATCCCGTCGCCGCCCGCGCGACCAACGAAGGGAGGGGCCGTTGA
- a CDS encoding helix-turn-helix domain-containing protein — translation MSRNLISDQLREILRAEKRSLYALAEEAGINRGNLTRFLAGDQALSGPSIDRLAEALGVKLIQTRRRPAK, via the coding sequence GTGTCCCGAAACCTGATATCCGACCAGCTCCGCGAAATCCTCCGCGCGGAGAAACGCAGCCTGTACGCCCTGGCCGAGGAGGCCGGGATCAACCGTGGCAACCTCACGCGGTTCCTCGCCGGCGATCAGGCGTTGTCGGGCCCGTCGATCGACCGCCTGGCCGAGGCCCTGGGCGTCAAGCTGATCCAGACCCGCCGCCGGCCGGCGAAGTAG
- a CDS encoding recombinase family protein, which produces MPGNAVVYLRVSTDEQAEKGLSLRAQEEAATEFAGRKGWPVAAVIRDEGVSGGKPLKKRPGLRQAIAALGPGDSLVVSKRDRIFRTDAWTGASIEREVTSRGARIVSAAGEGTEDDSPINVLMRRILDAFAEFELSKIRERTDGVLASKRSNGERCGQVPYGFRTTDDGVGLVVDPDEAAVVELTRSLRDDGLSLRAIAAELLAMGLKPKNGGEAWGVTTIRRLLSRSEPCPET; this is translated from the coding sequence ATGCCAGGAAACGCAGTCGTCTACCTCCGGGTCAGCACGGACGAGCAGGCCGAAAAGGGGCTCTCCCTGCGCGCCCAGGAAGAGGCCGCGACGGAGTTCGCCGGCCGCAAGGGTTGGCCGGTCGCGGCGGTTATCCGGGATGAAGGGGTGTCGGGCGGGAAGCCGCTCAAGAAGCGCCCCGGCCTCCGTCAGGCCATCGCCGCACTCGGCCCGGGGGACAGCCTGGTCGTTTCCAAGCGGGACCGGATCTTCCGGACGGACGCCTGGACCGGCGCGTCGATCGAACGCGAGGTGACGTCCAGGGGGGCCAGGATCGTCTCCGCAGCCGGTGAGGGGACGGAAGACGACTCCCCCATCAACGTGCTCATGAGGCGGATTCTAGACGCCTTCGCGGAGTTCGAGCTGTCGAAGATCCGGGAGCGCACGGACGGCGTGCTCGCGTCGAAGCGGTCGAACGGCGAACGGTGCGGCCAGGTCCCCTACGGATTCCGGACGACCGACGACGGCGTCGGCCTGGTCGTCGACCCCGACGAGGCGGCTGTGGTCGAACTGACCAGGTCGCTCCGCGACGACGGCCTATCCCTTCGGGCGATCGCCGCCGAGCTGCTCGCCATGGGGCTCAAGCCCAAGAACGGCGGCGAGGCCTGGGGCGTCACCACCATCCGACGATTGCTGTCGAGGAGCGAACCGTGTCCCGAAACCTGA
- a CDS encoding SU10 major capsid protein, which yields MPAYDNGIVTQYPAFNAGVIPNDVFGVAINWFVNRTPLTSRLPKLPVASPQFLIVNDNYRPRQVAINVGGTLSNSATTIVMADSSSLEPGDVIRLESEDLLITANDPTTNTITVTRGYASTTAATHADGTKALLVGNSRTGGENEVKGISRIPTPTTQYCQTVQHAYQVSGALQANGNYASSFATPLDRDRMLSIQHVMDDFESSAYYGSGVGITAGGRPMQKGIQKLLTTNKVTTPTNAAAYKSTDLIRDTMQACFNGGGNPSILLVSTDFLQAFATWGQAAMRINAGQNVYGTPIDLFEAPFLGGITIVPAPLLLPGTAICLSGPEARIRLKRSMIDKPRGSRGDSFEGDIIMEGAIEIDNEAHHAWVSGVTAFSA from the coding sequence ATGCCAGCCTACGATAATGGCATCGTAACCCAGTACCCGGCCTTCAACGCCGGCGTGATTCCGAACGACGTGTTCGGCGTCGCGATCAACTGGTTCGTGAACCGAACCCCGCTCACGTCGCGCCTGCCGAAACTGCCGGTCGCCTCGCCGCAGTTCCTGATCGTGAACGACAACTACCGGCCGCGTCAGGTCGCGATCAACGTCGGCGGCACGCTGTCGAACAGCGCCACCACGATCGTCATGGCCGACTCCTCGAGCCTCGAGCCCGGCGACGTGATCCGGCTCGAGTCCGAGGACCTGCTGATCACGGCGAACGACCCCACGACCAACACCATCACCGTCACCCGCGGCTACGCCAGCACGACGGCCGCGACCCACGCGGACGGCACCAAGGCCCTGCTGGTCGGCAACAGCCGGACGGGCGGCGAGAACGAGGTCAAGGGGATCAGCCGGATCCCGACCCCGACCACGCAGTATTGCCAGACCGTGCAGCACGCCTACCAGGTCAGCGGCGCGCTGCAGGCGAACGGCAACTACGCCAGCTCGTTCGCGACCCCGCTCGACCGCGACCGCATGCTCTCGATCCAGCACGTCATGGACGACTTCGAGTCGTCCGCATACTACGGCTCGGGCGTCGGCATCACCGCGGGCGGCCGCCCCATGCAGAAGGGGATCCAGAAGCTCCTGACCACGAACAAGGTCACGACCCCGACCAACGCGGCCGCATACAAGTCGACGGACCTAATCCGCGACACGATGCAGGCCTGCTTCAACGGCGGCGGCAACCCGTCGATCCTGCTGGTCTCGACCGACTTCCTGCAGGCCTTCGCGACCTGGGGCCAGGCCGCGATGCGGATCAACGCCGGCCAGAACGTCTATGGCACGCCGATCGACCTGTTCGAGGCCCCGTTCTTGGGCGGGATCACGATCGTCCCCGCCCCGCTGCTGCTGCCCGGCACGGCGATCTGCCTGTCGGGCCCCGAGGCCCGGATCCGGCTGAAGCGCTCGATGATCGACAAGCCCCGTGGCAGCCGCGGGGACTCGTTTGAGGGCGACATCATCATGGAAGGGGCGATCGAGATCGACAACGAAGCCCATCACGCCTGGGTCTCCGGCGTTACGGCCTTCTCGGCCTGA